In Pseudomonas sp. MM213, a genomic segment contains:
- a CDS encoding ABC transporter ATP-binding protein: MRQEPFISFADVQKSFKVDGRQFVAVRNVSLEIQRGEIITLVGPSGCGKSTLLNMTAGLFGPTEGRVHYDGAEVKGVNTRVGYMTQADHLLPWRTVAGNIAVPLQIRRLGKREIDVRVEELLALVGLTGFGASYPNQLSGGMRKRAAMARLLASDPETLLMDEPFGALDAQMRLTLQTELLRLCKKLKKTVLFVTHDVDEAIALADRCVVFAGRPGTIDHILEVSLAQPRNLVQLRSDPHYVELCAALWQRLAPDIAGAADPSSLAHSLEAL; the protein is encoded by the coding sequence GTGAGGCAAGAACCCTTTATCAGTTTCGCTGATGTGCAGAAGAGTTTTAAGGTCGATGGGCGCCAGTTTGTGGCTGTGCGCAATGTATCGCTTGAGATCCAGCGCGGCGAAATCATTACGTTGGTCGGCCCGTCCGGGTGCGGCAAATCGACATTGTTGAACATGACCGCGGGGCTGTTCGGTCCTACCGAAGGTCGGGTTCATTACGACGGCGCCGAAGTCAAAGGCGTCAACACCCGCGTCGGCTACATGACCCAGGCTGACCACTTGCTGCCGTGGCGCACAGTCGCCGGCAACATCGCCGTACCGTTGCAGATCCGGCGCCTGGGCAAGCGTGAAATCGACGTGCGAGTCGAGGAACTGTTGGCGCTGGTCGGGCTGACCGGTTTCGGTGCCAGCTACCCGAACCAACTGTCCGGTGGCATGCGAAAACGTGCTGCGATGGCCCGATTGCTGGCCAGCGATCCTGAGACCTTGCTGATGGACGAACCGTTTGGAGCCCTCGACGCGCAGATGCGCCTCACGCTGCAAACCGAACTGTTGCGACTGTGCAAGAAACTGAAAAAAACCGTGCTGTTCGTCACCCACGATGTTGACGAAGCCATCGCCCTCGCCGATCGCTGCGTGGTCTTTGCCGGACGTCCCGGCACCATCGATCACATCCTTGAGGTGTCACTGGCGCAGCCACGCAATCTGGTGCAACTGCGTTCCGATCCGCACTACGTCGAACTCTGCGCCGCCCTTTGGCAGCGCCTGGCCCCAGACATCGCCGGTGCCGCCGATCCTTCCTCGCTGGCTCACTCTCTGGAGGCCCTATGA
- a CDS encoding HlyD family type I secretion periplasmic adaptor subunit, whose translation MRDLTPEAQTYSEHGLSARGTTVQPRASTDAGGAARYGVGFLVLTLGGFLLWACLAPLDQGVVGSGTVVVAGERKAVQSLVGGVVEKLLVSEGERVTQGQLLVQLNTVQAQAQRDVTLGKLLNDRSVEARLIAERLGSAEIQWPVELLERADEPRVKAAMALQSQLFLTRRAELGSRLQIIEHEAAALQQQLLGYEGVKRNYDAQMHFQQQELEGLRNLAREGYIPRNKLLEAERNAAQLAGQISSGVGDVGRTRQAISESRLKALQVQQEFRRDAETQLSEVSAEAAGYADQIHALQFEVDNGAIRAPVSGQVMDVSIHTVGGVAQAGQTLMQVVPLDAPMAITARFEPLMANKLRPGLPVHVHFTALQQVDTPTVTGTVTTVSADQLINEQTHQPYFSVKVEIPVDTVASLQAAGLLVRPGMLADVTVVTGERTLMNYLMKPLRERLLAAFKEE comes from the coding sequence ATGCGTGATCTGACCCCAGAGGCACAAACGTACAGTGAGCATGGGCTGAGTGCGCGTGGCACCACAGTGCAGCCACGCGCCAGCACCGACGCCGGGGGCGCGGCACGCTATGGTGTGGGTTTCCTGGTCCTGACACTGGGCGGTTTCCTGCTCTGGGCCTGTCTGGCGCCACTCGACCAGGGTGTCGTGGGCAGCGGCACCGTGGTGGTGGCGGGCGAACGCAAGGCTGTGCAGTCGTTGGTCGGTGGGGTGGTAGAAAAGCTACTGGTCAGCGAAGGCGAACGCGTCACCCAGGGACAGTTGCTGGTCCAGCTCAATACGGTGCAGGCGCAGGCACAACGGGATGTGACTTTGGGCAAGTTGCTCAATGATCGTAGCGTCGAGGCGCGGTTGATCGCCGAGCGCCTGGGTTCAGCCGAGATCCAATGGCCCGTTGAACTGCTGGAGCGTGCCGACGAGCCGCGGGTCAAGGCCGCCATGGCCTTACAGAGCCAGCTGTTTCTGACCCGCCGTGCAGAACTGGGCAGCCGTTTGCAGATCATCGAACACGAAGCCGCGGCCTTGCAGCAGCAATTGCTCGGCTACGAGGGCGTCAAGCGCAACTACGACGCGCAGATGCACTTCCAGCAGCAGGAGCTGGAAGGCCTGCGCAATCTTGCCCGTGAGGGTTACATTCCGCGTAACAAACTGCTCGAGGCCGAGCGCAATGCAGCCCAATTGGCTGGACAGATTTCCTCCGGAGTGGGCGATGTTGGCAGGACCCGCCAGGCGATCAGCGAAAGCCGGCTCAAGGCCTTGCAGGTGCAGCAGGAATTTCGCCGCGATGCCGAAACGCAGCTCAGCGAAGTCTCTGCCGAGGCGGCCGGTTATGCCGATCAGATTCATGCCTTGCAGTTTGAAGTCGACAACGGCGCGATCCGTGCGCCGGTATCCGGACAGGTCATGGACGTGAGCATTCACACGGTCGGGGGCGTTGCGCAGGCTGGCCAAACCCTGATGCAGGTGGTACCGCTGGATGCGCCGATGGCGATCACCGCGCGTTTCGAGCCGCTGATGGCCAATAAGCTACGCCCGGGTTTGCCGGTGCATGTGCATTTCACTGCCCTGCAACAGGTGGATACGCCGACGGTCACCGGCACTGTAACTACGGTGTCGGCGGACCAGTTGATCAATGAACAGACGCACCAGCCGTACTTTTCCGTCAAGGTTGAAATTCCCGTCGACACCGTCGCCTCGCTGCAGGCCGCTGGTCTGCTGGTGCGCCCCGGCATGCTCGCCGATGTCACGGTGGTGACGGGGGAACGCACCTTGATGAATTACCTGATGAAACCTTTGCGTGAGCGCTTGCTTGCGGCCTTCAAAGAGGAATGA
- a CDS encoding putative Ig domain-containing protein: MIFNVQNYGAKGDGITDDTAAIQSAIDAAAAAGGGQVYMPTGTYIVSGGEEPSDGCLMLKSNVYLYGDGMGDTTVKVADGSDTKITGVIRSAYGEETHDFGVSNLTIDGNRDNTTGKIDGWFNGYIPGQEGYDSNVILDSVEIKDCSGYGFDPHEQTVNMVIKNSVSHGNGLDGFVADFLSDSTFENNVAYDNDRHGFNVVTSTHDFTLSNNVAYNNGGSGIVVQRGSEDIPSPSNITITGGEVYGNGAEGVLVKLSSDVTVSGVDIHDNASAGIRIYGSNHVEIIDNTLNNNSLGAPVPEIIIQSYDDTLGVSGKYFNGSDNTIQGNIISGSNLSTYGVAERNEDGTDRNAIIGNTISHTSKGATLVYGDGSYVSATVPMTTVQGTAGNDTLLGSAASEIFYGAAGNDTINGGAGGDILVGGAGIDKLTGGTGADTFRFVAQSDSYRNATASFDDTITDFDVTQDKIDLAGLGFTGLGNGRGGTLQVSYSAGNDRTYIKDYDADVSGNRFELILSGNLASTLTASNFIFNRVVTGTSGSDSLLGSDSADTLLGLAGNDSLSGGAGDDKIDGGAGMDTLTGGAGSDTFVFSNRLDSYRNYNTGGANLGDLITDFNIAADKIDLSALGFTGLGDGKNNTVYLVLNTAGTKTYIKTLTADANGNRFEVALDGNYLDKLTSANFVFATSPTVNHAPVVATALLDQNATENTPFSYVVPATSFTDADNDSLSYTAQLADGSALPGWLTFDTATRSFTGTPNDTASGNYSIKVTASDGSNATVSDSFTLAVQDVPAAPTVINGTPNNDTLTGTAANEQLFGGAGNDTLNGGAGNDILVGGAGADKLTGGAGADVFRYTSKLDSYRTASTSASDQVLDFDVTADKIDVSALGYTALGNGLNGTLQVTYSASSNRTYLKDLTADANGNRFEVSLAGNLVNSLTANHFVFADQNTPSNVAPVVAIPLLDQNATESSPFNYTVTHDSFTDANQDVLTYTATLADGSALPAWLSFNATSLAFSGTPISTASGNYNVLVKATDPSGASVSDSFALVVADAPANTITGSNNAESLNGTAGADLILGLGGNDTIKAGTGADIVDGGGGRDSLYGGDGADAFRYTDVLDSYRDYDAGGVTATDTVYDFTSGVDKIDVSALGILGLGDGSNGTLYMTLNAAGDKTYIKSAEADADGNRFEIALNGNYLGTLTASDFVFGERAQQDILYLPTLGQSNARLLRMTEDDDQSGTSMLVKDLDRYTPYDVRSQFTDADGNGIDIAVGGSTVNGLSTLGAEELKLCWWLTDTNQPGPALLRAVALLQDQLTELKSIDNVTMGIIWGQGEEAAQEIGRSTDKAAAASAYKAATLNVFDYLHAQFGNFSVYMMETGHYEQDAARARGYSEEKIASIVTGVGYVRATQEAIAAERADVKLAVDYTDLPLRYEVDPLVYPDDVWHLHEESAEIVGQRLADYIANDLGFQGNPTDNNSVQAIFDNAQNQGGMIAGTDQADTLVGSSGNDTLDGDLGADTMTGGDGNDIYVVDNAFDSVEETNTSTAQIDTVQASVSWTLGANLENLVLTGVSEIDGTGNERRNFITGNAADNVLDGAAGADSMSGGDGDDTYYVDNVDDTAIETNSNAVPGGVDNVHSSLAAYTLGSNVENLYVDSAGAANGTGNALDNTLFAGAGNNVLDGRDGNDTVSFERALAGVTVNLSTSAQQNTAGSGLDTLKFLENVTGSANADSLSGNSAANILNGGAGNDTLVGGSGDDRLIGGAGTDNLTGGTGADTYAFGALSDMGVGALRDVISGFKTSEGDHLDFTSLDANPLTATVDAFMFIGSNAFDPTNATGQLRFADGILSGSVNADVTPEFEFEMVGVKELQASDFTA; encoded by the coding sequence ATGATTTTCAATGTGCAAAATTATGGCGCCAAAGGAGATGGCATCACAGACGACACGGCAGCGATACAAAGTGCGATTGATGCGGCCGCCGCTGCAGGCGGTGGGCAGGTGTATATGCCGACCGGGACATATATTGTTTCGGGAGGTGAGGAACCCTCCGACGGCTGCCTGATGCTCAAGAGCAACGTCTATCTGTACGGCGACGGCATGGGCGATACGACCGTTAAGGTGGCTGACGGCTCCGACACCAAAATCACGGGGGTCATCCGCTCGGCCTATGGCGAAGAAACCCATGACTTTGGCGTCAGCAACCTCACTATCGACGGTAACCGCGACAACACCACCGGCAAGATCGACGGCTGGTTCAATGGCTACATTCCCGGTCAGGAAGGTTACGACTCCAACGTCATCCTCGACAGCGTCGAGATCAAGGATTGCTCCGGGTACGGTTTCGACCCCCACGAGCAGACCGTCAACATGGTCATCAAGAACAGTGTGTCCCACGGCAATGGCCTGGACGGCTTCGTTGCGGACTTTCTCAGCGACAGCACCTTCGAAAACAACGTCGCCTACGACAATGACCGCCACGGTTTCAACGTCGTCACCAGCACCCACGACTTTACCCTCAGCAACAACGTTGCCTACAACAATGGCGGAAGTGGCATCGTGGTGCAGCGCGGCAGCGAGGACATCCCCTCCCCCAGCAACATCACCATCACCGGTGGTGAGGTGTACGGCAACGGCGCTGAAGGCGTGCTGGTCAAGCTGTCCAGCGATGTAACCGTCAGTGGTGTCGATATTCACGACAACGCCAGCGCCGGGATCCGCATCTACGGCAGTAACCATGTCGAGATCATCGACAACACACTCAACAACAACTCTCTGGGCGCCCCCGTACCGGAAATCATCATCCAGTCCTACGACGACACGCTGGGCGTGTCCGGCAAGTACTTCAACGGCAGCGACAACACAATCCAGGGCAATATCATCAGCGGCAGCAACCTGTCGACCTACGGTGTTGCAGAGCGCAATGAAGACGGCACCGATCGCAACGCCATCATCGGCAACACCATCAGCCATACCAGCAAAGGCGCCACACTGGTCTATGGTGACGGCAGTTACGTCAGCGCCACGGTGCCCATGACTACCGTGCAAGGCACGGCTGGCAACGACACTCTGCTGGGCAGCGCGGCCAGCGAAATTTTCTATGGTGCAGCAGGCAACGACACTATCAATGGCGGGGCCGGTGGCGACATTCTAGTGGGCGGTGCGGGCATCGACAAACTCACCGGCGGCACGGGTGCCGATACGTTTCGTTTCGTCGCCCAGTCCGACAGTTACCGCAACGCAACCGCAAGCTTCGATGACACCATCACCGACTTCGACGTCACCCAGGACAAGATCGACCTCGCCGGCCTCGGTTTCACCGGCCTGGGCAATGGCCGTGGCGGCACCTTGCAGGTCAGCTACAGCGCCGGCAACGACCGCACCTACATCAAGGACTACGATGCCGACGTCAGCGGCAATCGCTTCGAGTTGATTCTGTCGGGCAACCTGGCGAGCACCCTTACCGCCAGCAACTTCATTTTCAATCGGGTGGTCACCGGAACCAGCGGCAGCGATTCACTGTTGGGTAGCGATTCGGCCGACACCCTGCTCGGTCTGGCGGGCAACGACAGCCTCAGCGGCGGTGCAGGCGACGACAAAATTGACGGCGGCGCCGGCATGGATACCCTTACCGGTGGCGCCGGGTCGGACACCTTTGTGTTCTCCAACCGCCTGGACAGTTACCGTAACTACAACACCGGCGGCGCCAACCTTGGTGACCTGATCACTGACTTCAATATCGCCGCCGATAAGATCGATCTCTCGGCCTTGGGTTTCACCGGCCTGGGTGACGGCAAAAACAACACCGTGTACCTGGTGCTCAACACTGCCGGTACCAAGACTTACATCAAAACCCTGACCGCCGACGCCAATGGCAACCGTTTCGAGGTAGCGCTGGACGGCAATTATCTCGACAAGCTGACCAGCGCCAATTTTGTCTTTGCCACTTCGCCAACGGTCAACCACGCGCCGGTGGTGGCAACGGCATTGCTGGATCAGAACGCCACCGAAAACACCCCGTTCAGCTACGTCGTGCCGGCCACCAGTTTTACCGATGCGGATAACGACAGCCTCAGCTACACCGCCCAACTGGCCGATGGCAGCGCCCTGCCCGGTTGGCTGACCTTCGACACCGCTACCCGTAGTTTCACCGGCACGCCCAACGACACGGCATCGGGCAATTACTCCATCAAGGTCACTGCATCCGATGGCAGCAACGCAACCGTCAGCGACAGTTTTACGCTGGCTGTACAGGACGTACCCGCCGCACCCACTGTGATCAATGGCACTCCGAACAACGACACGCTGACGGGCACCGCTGCCAACGAACAACTGTTCGGTGGCGCTGGTAACGACACCCTTAATGGCGGCGCCGGCAACGATATCCTGGTCGGCGGCGCCGGCGCGGACAAACTCACCGGCGGCGCGGGCGCCGATGTATTCCGCTACACCTCAAAACTCGACAGCTACCGCACCGCTTCCACCAGCGCCAGTGACCAGGTCCTCGATTTCGACGTGACCGCCGACAAAATCGATGTCTCGGCGCTCGGCTACACGGCCTTGGGCAATGGCCTGAACGGCACGCTGCAGGTGACCTACAGCGCTTCGAGCAATCGCACCTACCTCAAGGATCTCACCGCCGACGCCAATGGCAACCGTTTCGAAGTGTCGCTGGCGGGCAACCTGGTGAACAGCCTGACGGCCAATCATTTTGTCTTCGCGGACCAGAACACTCCCAGCAATGTTGCGCCGGTGGTGGCCATCCCCCTTCTCGACCAGAACGCCACCGAAAGTTCGCCGTTCAACTACACCGTAACCCACGACAGTTTCACCGACGCCAACCAGGATGTGCTGACCTACACTGCGACCCTCGCCGACGGCAGCGCCCTGCCCGCTTGGCTGAGTTTCAACGCCACCAGCCTGGCGTTCTCCGGCACGCCGATCAGCACGGCGTCGGGCAATTACAACGTCCTGGTCAAGGCCACCGATCCTTCTGGTGCGTCGGTCAGCGACAGCTTCGCCCTGGTGGTGGCCGATGCGCCCGCCAACACCATCACTGGCAGCAACAACGCCGAAAGCCTCAACGGCACGGCGGGCGCCGACCTGATCCTCGGCCTCGGTGGCAACGACACCATCAAGGCCGGCACTGGCGCGGACATCGTCGACGGCGGCGGCGGACGCGATTCGCTGTACGGCGGCGACGGGGCCGACGCGTTCCGCTACACCGACGTACTCGACAGTTACCGCGACTACGACGCCGGTGGTGTCACGGCGACCGACACGGTCTACGACTTCACCTCGGGCGTCGACAAGATCGACGTTTCAGCGCTGGGTATTCTCGGCCTCGGCGATGGCAGCAATGGCACGCTGTACATGACTCTCAACGCGGCCGGCGACAAGACCTACATCAAATCCGCCGAGGCCGACGCCGATGGCAATCGCTTTGAAATCGCCCTCAACGGCAACTACCTCGGCACCCTGACCGCCAGTGATTTCGTGTTCGGCGAGCGCGCCCAGCAAGACATCCTCTACCTGCCCACTCTCGGCCAATCCAATGCGCGCCTTTTGCGCATGACGGAGGACGACGATCAATCCGGCACCTCGATGCTGGTAAAAGACCTGGACCGCTACACCCCCTATGACGTGCGCAGCCAGTTCACCGACGCCGATGGCAATGGCATTGACATCGCGGTGGGTGGCAGCACGGTCAATGGCCTGTCGACCTTGGGCGCCGAGGAACTCAAGTTGTGCTGGTGGCTGACCGACACTAACCAACCCGGGCCTGCACTGTTGCGTGCCGTGGCGTTGCTGCAGGACCAGCTCACCGAACTCAAATCCATCGATAACGTCACCATGGGCATCATCTGGGGCCAGGGCGAGGAAGCCGCTCAGGAAATTGGCCGCTCCACGGATAAAGCCGCAGCAGCATCGGCCTACAAGGCCGCGACCCTGAATGTGTTTGATTACCTGCATGCCCAGTTCGGCAACTTCAGCGTGTACATGATGGAAACCGGTCACTACGAGCAGGACGCTGCGCGTGCCCGTGGTTATTCGGAAGAGAAGATTGCCTCAATCGTTACGGGGGTTGGCTATGTCCGCGCCACCCAGGAGGCCATCGCCGCCGAGCGCGCCGACGTCAAGCTGGCAGTGGACTACACCGACCTGCCCTTGCGCTACGAAGTCGATCCGCTGGTCTATCCCGATGACGTCTGGCACCTGCACGAGGAATCAGCGGAAATCGTTGGCCAACGCCTGGCCGATTACATTGCCAATGACCTGGGCTTCCAGGGCAATCCCACCGACAACAACAGCGTGCAGGCCATTTTCGACAACGCTCAGAACCAGGGCGGGATGATTGCCGGCACTGATCAAGCGGATACCTTGGTGGGCAGCTCGGGCAACGACACACTGGATGGCGACTTGGGCGCCGACACAATGACCGGTGGCGATGGCAACGACATCTACGTGGTCGATAACGCGTTCGACAGTGTGGAGGAAACCAACACCTCGACCGCGCAGATTGATACCGTGCAGGCCTCGGTCAGCTGGACGCTGGGCGCCAATCTCGAGAATCTGGTGCTCACCGGCGTGTCGGAAATCGACGGCACCGGCAATGAGCGGCGTAACTTCATCACCGGCAATGCTGCCGACAACGTGCTCGATGGTGCCGCAGGGGCCGACAGCATGAGCGGTGGCGATGGTGACGACACCTACTATGTCGACAATGTCGACGACACCGCGATCGAGACCAACAGCAATGCGGTGCCTGGAGGAGTCGACAACGTACACAGCAGCCTGGCGGCATATACCCTCGGCAGCAACGTCGAGAATCTGTATGTCGATAGCGCTGGAGCCGCCAATGGGACAGGCAATGCGCTGGACAACACGCTGTTCGCCGGCGCCGGCAACAATGTGCTGGACGGACGCGATGGCAACGACACAGTGTCCTTCGAGCGGGCCCTGGCAGGCGTTACTGTAAACCTATCGACGTCCGCACAACAAAACACCGCGGGGTCGGGGCTCGACACCTTGAAATTCCTCGAAAACGTGACGGGAAGCGCCAACGCCGACAGTCTGTCGGGCAACAGCGCCGCGAATATCCTGAACGGTGGTGCCGGTAACGACACGCTGGTGGGTGGTTCGGGCGATGACCGACTGATCGGCGGCGCAGGCACCGACAACCTCACCGGCGGCACTGGCGCGGACACCTACGCGTTTGGAGCGCTGTCGGACATGGGCGTCGGGGCTTTACGCGATGTGATTAGCGGTTTCAAGACCTCTGAGGGTGATCATCTGGATTTCACCAGCCTGGACGCCAACCCGCTGACCGCCACCGTCGACGCATTCATGTTCATTGGCAGCAACGCCTTCGACCCCACCAACGCCACTGGCCAACTACGCTTTGCCGACGGCATCCTCTCCGGCAGCGTCAACGCCGACGTCACCCCCGAGTTCGAATTCGAGATGGTGGGCGTCAAGGAGCTGCAGGCCAGCGATTTCACAGCCTGA
- a CDS encoding type I secretion system permease/ATPase has protein sequence MGLLLDPRHDIDAALLSYRRVFWSLALFSGVINLLVLVPSLYMMQVYDRVLTSRNETTLFMLTLIALGLFMFSALIEWARGEVMIRMSAGLDEALGERIFDAAFARSLREHNANPAQVLTDLATLRQLITGQGLIALLDAPWLPIFVLVAFIFHPWFGVLTLVLALVLIGLALWGELATRTRLDEANRLGVQSSIYVNSTLQNAEVIRALGMLGPLRQRWSLLQQRIIAAQSHASDRGARITATTRFVRISGQSLALGLGALLVLEGQLSAGMMIAMSLLLGRALAPVEIAIGSWKQFNSGRQSYQRLSQLLAQQPRERLRMPLPPPTGALRLDQVYVGPPGASQPILRGINFSLTKGDVLAVVGPSASGKSTLAKALIGVWPAMGGSVRLDDAEISQWSHDALGPHLGYLPQDIELFDGSVADNIARFGEQDANKIIAAGCHAGIHEMILKFPKGYDTPLGPGGLGLSGGQKQRLGLARALYGHPSLIVLDEPNSNLDEAGEVALVQAINALKATGSTVVLITHRPNVLAVVDHILVLKDGTQHAFGPRDRLLKALRPGPRPAAVREAGGDA, from the coding sequence ATGGGTTTGCTTCTCGATCCACGGCATGACATTGATGCCGCGTTATTAAGCTATCGCCGTGTGTTCTGGTCGTTGGCGCTGTTCAGTGGTGTGATCAACCTGCTGGTGCTGGTGCCGTCGCTCTACATGATGCAGGTGTACGACCGGGTCCTGACCAGTCGCAACGAAACCACCTTATTCATGCTCACCTTGATCGCCCTGGGACTGTTCATGTTCAGCGCCCTGATCGAGTGGGCACGCGGCGAGGTGATGATTCGCATGAGCGCCGGGCTGGACGAAGCCCTGGGCGAGCGGATTTTCGATGCCGCCTTCGCCCGCAGCCTGCGTGAACACAACGCGAACCCGGCGCAGGTGCTCACTGATCTGGCGACGCTACGGCAGTTAATCACCGGCCAGGGCCTGATCGCCTTGCTGGATGCACCGTGGTTGCCCATCTTCGTGCTGGTGGCGTTCATCTTTCATCCTTGGTTCGGCGTGCTGACGCTGGTTCTCGCGCTGGTACTGATCGGCCTGGCGCTGTGGGGCGAGTTAGCGACTCGCACACGCCTGGACGAAGCCAATCGCCTGGGCGTGCAGTCGTCGATCTATGTAAACAGCACGCTACAAAATGCCGAAGTCATCCGGGCTCTGGGCATGCTCGGGCCGTTGCGCCAGCGCTGGAGCCTGCTGCAGCAACGCATCATTGCCGCCCAGTCCCATGCCAGCGACCGCGGCGCGCGTATCACCGCGACGACCCGCTTCGTGCGCATCTCCGGACAGTCGCTGGCCCTGGGCCTGGGGGCGCTGCTGGTACTGGAAGGCCAATTGTCTGCGGGCATGATGATTGCGATGTCGCTGCTGCTGGGGCGTGCCCTGGCTCCCGTGGAAATCGCCATTGGTTCGTGGAAGCAATTCAACTCTGGACGCCAGAGTTACCAGCGCCTGAGCCAACTGCTTGCTCAGCAACCGCGCGAGCGCCTGCGCATGCCGTTGCCACCGCCCACCGGCGCGCTGCGCCTGGATCAGGTGTATGTCGGCCCGCCCGGCGCCTCGCAACCGATCCTGAGGGGCATCAATTTCAGCCTGACCAAAGGTGATGTGCTCGCCGTCGTTGGCCCCAGCGCCAGTGGTAAATCAACGCTGGCCAAGGCGCTGATCGGGGTATGGCCGGCCATGGGCGGGTCAGTGCGCCTGGACGACGCCGAGATCAGTCAATGGTCCCACGACGCCCTGGGCCCGCACCTTGGATACCTGCCGCAGGACATCGAGCTGTTCGACGGCAGTGTGGCCGACAACATTGCCCGCTTCGGCGAGCAGGACGCCAACAAGATCATCGCCGCAGGGTGTCACGCCGGCATTCACGAGATGATCCTCAAATTCCCCAAGGGTTACGATACGCCGCTGGGCCCCGGAGGGCTTGGCTTGTCCGGTGGACAAAAGCAACGCCTCGGCCTGGCTCGCGCGCTCTATGGGCACCCTTCGCTGATCGTGCTCGATGAACCCAACTCCAATCTCGATGAAGCCGGAGAGGTGGCGCTGGTGCAGGCCATCAATGCGCTCAAGGCTACTGGCAGCACCGTGGTGCTGATTACCCACCGGCCAAATGTGCTGGCAGTGGTTGATCACATCCTGGTGCTCAAGGACGGTACTCAACATGCATTCGGTCCAAGGGATCGGTTGCTCAAGGCATTGAGACCGGGGCCAAGACCGGCCGCGGTCAGGGAGGCTGGCGGAGATGCGTGA
- a CDS encoding AraC family transcriptional regulator, which yields MREIYSVFNSNGAYETAAHEHDEFMIMVPEHGLLRFKDEQSGRSTSIVDRQFVLVPPQWSHSSSSMTVSQGHVAFYVDPDYMSYALRDLSGDANRLLRVPTLGIWHASAPFHHLLLAKKAFSQPDRYVDRRRQITQTDHLLLLECLAISLSQPSLQRSSTERHGAALVRDVQRYLDGNLEQSPGLDEIAEAFHVSRRHLTRLFAQHTGESVLACVQRMRLERVKNLLQHTRMSVLEIANSVGYESPSHLAHVFRRAQGCSPDEFRRNTNR from the coding sequence ATGCGTGAAATCTACAGCGTCTTCAACTCCAATGGAGCCTATGAAACCGCTGCCCATGAGCATGATGAATTCATGATCATGGTGCCGGAGCATGGTTTGTTGCGATTCAAGGACGAACAAAGCGGCCGCTCGACGTCGATAGTTGACCGACAGTTCGTATTGGTCCCACCCCAGTGGAGCCATTCCTCATCGTCAATGACAGTGAGCCAGGGGCACGTTGCGTTCTATGTCGACCCGGATTACATGAGCTATGCCCTGCGTGATCTGTCCGGTGATGCCAATCGTTTGTTGCGAGTACCGACGTTGGGTATCTGGCACGCCTCGGCACCGTTTCATCATCTGTTGCTGGCGAAAAAGGCCTTCAGCCAACCGGACCGCTACGTGGATCGGCGTCGGCAAATCACCCAGACCGACCACTTGCTGCTCCTGGAATGCCTGGCGATTTCCCTGAGCCAGCCAAGCCTGCAACGTTCTTCGACCGAACGTCATGGTGCGGCATTGGTGCGTGATGTTCAGCGCTATCTGGATGGCAACCTTGAACAGTCTCCGGGACTGGACGAGATCGCTGAAGCCTTTCATGTTTCACGACGCCACCTCACCCGCTTGTTTGCCCAACACACTGGCGAATCCGTGTTGGCCTGCGTTCAGCGCATGCGCCTGGAGCGAGTGAAGAACCTGCTGCAGCACACGCGCATGTCGGTGCTGGAGATTGCCAACAGTGTCGGCTACGAGTCCCCTTCCCACCTGGCCCATGTTTTCCGACGCGCGCAGGGCTGCTCGCCTGACGAGTTTCGCCGTAACACCAACCGGTAA